Proteins found in one uncultured Desulfuromonas sp. genomic segment:
- a CDS encoding glycosyltransferase family 4 protein, protein MKILHILSQIPASTGSGMYLQATMEHARLQGHDNFLLAGVPNDFHFKDHCAHLPCSADPELVRFGHDTDFQVVGMSDVMPYPSTRFCDLSADDLARYEACFDVRLRSAIARWQPDIIHAHHLWLLTSMARQRFPEIPMVASCHGSDLRQFHTCCHLQQQVLYGCRQVDAVCALNEGQKRQISSEYEIDLQRIHVVGAGFNSNLFHPPQTTKTPTGPIQIIYVGKLSRAKGVPWLIKALQRLEQKQWHFHLIGDSKGEEKDEIITLAQQLGNNVTQHGSLKPAQLAKILKESHLFILPSFFEGVPLVVLEALACGCRVITTNLPGIKEVFGHLTCDWLQRVELPEMATIDQPRPDSEEGFIQSLQEKITAQLSAIKNNPTLRPPQEVQDVIRNYEWESTFSRIEKVYEQILPLKQ, encoded by the coding sequence GTGAAAATACTCCATATTCTCAGTCAGATTCCCGCTTCGACCGGAAGCGGAATGTATTTGCAGGCCACCATGGAGCATGCCCGTCTTCAAGGACATGACAACTTCCTGCTGGCTGGAGTTCCCAACGATTTTCACTTCAAAGACCACTGTGCTCACCTGCCCTGCAGCGCTGACCCGGAACTGGTCCGTTTTGGCCATGACACGGACTTTCAGGTCGTGGGCATGAGCGATGTCATGCCCTACCCAAGCACCCGATTCTGTGATCTCAGTGCCGATGATCTGGCCCGCTACGAAGCCTGTTTTGACGTGCGGCTACGCTCCGCGATCGCACGCTGGCAACCTGATATCATCCACGCACATCACTTGTGGTTACTCACATCGATGGCGCGACAACGGTTCCCGGAGATCCCCATGGTCGCCAGTTGCCACGGTTCCGATTTGCGCCAGTTTCACACCTGTTGCCATCTGCAACAGCAAGTACTTTACGGTTGTCGTCAAGTTGATGCCGTTTGTGCTTTGAATGAAGGACAAAAACGACAGATCAGCTCCGAGTATGAAATTGATCTGCAACGCATCCATGTTGTCGGTGCCGGTTTCAACAGCAATTTGTTCCATCCCCCGCAAACAACCAAGACGCCAACCGGCCCCATTCAGATTATCTATGTCGGCAAACTCAGTCGCGCCAAAGGGGTTCCGTGGCTCATCAAAGCCTTGCAACGGTTGGAACAAAAACAGTGGCACTTTCACTTGATCGGTGACAGCAAAGGGGAAGAGAAGGACGAGATCATCACTCTGGCGCAACAATTAGGAAACAACGTCACCCAGCATGGCAGCCTCAAACCAGCCCAATTGGCAAAAATCTTAAAAGAAAGTCACCTGTTTATTCTACCGTCCTTTTTTGAAGGGGTACCACTGGTCGTGCTGGAAGCACTGGCCTGCGGTTGCCGGGTGATCACCACCAACCTGCCCGGGATCAAAGAGGTTTTTGGTCACCTAACCTGCGATTGGTTGCAACGCGTCGAATTACCCGAAATGGCAACCATCGACCAACCTCGCCCCGATAGCGAAGAGGGTTTCATCCAGAGCTTGCAAGAAAAGATCACGGCGCAACTCAGTGCAATCAAAAACAATCCGACCCTCCGTCCACCACAAGAGGTGCAGGACGTGATTCGCAACTATGAATGGGAAAGCACCTTCAGCAGGATAGAGAAGGTCTATGAGCAGATTTTACCCCTGAAACAGTGA
- a CDS encoding protein phosphatase 2C domain-containing protein — MNLHIDTLWHQGSGQFNEDRVLIEDNLFGVFDGASSLVKNLYDEKSGAWWAAHVAAAEFACNDDDLLNLARRSNRRLRATMEQHGVDVTDKLQRWSTSAAVFRMTGDELEWVQTGDCLIMAIDRDGQHQLLTPYHNHDAETLLQWQQEPGETLDDALRRLRPQIERVRQRMNEDYGVLCGDEQVESFLHHGRVHHGAFSHILAFSDGLFPPSSAGDDPDFEAIAERYLEDGLDGVGRWVRRQEKADPHCRQFPRFKPHDDMAAIAVCLAP, encoded by the coding sequence GTGAATTTACACATCGACACATTGTGGCACCAAGGCTCAGGCCAATTTAACGAAGATCGGGTTCTTATCGAAGACAACCTGTTCGGGGTGTTTGACGGTGCCTCCAGTCTGGTCAAAAATCTCTATGATGAAAAAAGCGGGGCTTGGTGGGCGGCGCACGTCGCTGCTGCGGAGTTTGCCTGCAATGATGATGACCTGCTGAATCTGGCGCGGCGTTCCAACCGACGGTTACGAGCGACCATGGAGCAGCATGGTGTTGATGTGACGGATAAGCTGCAACGGTGGAGCACCAGTGCTGCCGTATTTCGTATGACCGGTGACGAACTTGAATGGGTGCAGACCGGCGATTGCCTGATTATGGCAATTGACCGGGATGGGCAGCATCAGTTGCTGACGCCCTACCATAATCATGATGCGGAGACGCTACTTCAGTGGCAGCAGGAACCTGGGGAAACCCTTGATGATGCGTTGCGTCGTTTGCGGCCGCAGATTGAGCGGGTGCGCCAGCGGATGAATGAAGATTATGGTGTGCTGTGTGGTGACGAACAGGTGGAATCGTTTCTTCACCATGGTCGGGTGCATCATGGTGCGTTCAGCCACATTTTGGCTTTTAGCGATGGCTTGTTTCCCCCGTCTTCGGCGGGTGACGATCCTGATTTTGAGGCCATTGCCGAACGTTATCTTGAAGATGGGCTGGACGGTGTCGGGCGCTGGGTTCGCCGGCAGGAGAAGGCCGACCCACATTGCCGTCAGTTCCCTCGGTTTAAACCCCACGATGACATGGCCGCCATTGCTGTGTGCCTGGCCCCGTGA
- a CDS encoding lytic murein transglycosylase, whose product MPILLLATASPGYAAASNQFAHWLDILRQDAIAAGISSNTVDIALSGLREPKKKVIHHDRNQPEKKATLQHYMAGKINRTRIEHGRTMLERYPTWLTRVEQRYGVPRRYLIALWGIETHYGAYPGNFPVIQALATLAYDSRRGDYFRQELLKALRILDEGHVSLARMKGSWAGAMGQCQFMPSSFYHYAIDGNKDGRIDIWATIPDIFASMSNYLEKAHWQTGQTWGREVAVPKDLDHDLIGLKTRLPLAQWRQHGVRQLNDSPLPSSELRASLIAPDGLNGPTYLVYDNFRALLRWNRSHRFAITVGTLADKLVEKK is encoded by the coding sequence TTGCCTATCCTCTTATTGGCGACAGCATCGCCGGGTTATGCAGCGGCCTCGAATCAATTCGCTCACTGGCTGGATATTTTGCGCCAGGATGCCATTGCTGCAGGAATCTCAAGCAATACGGTCGATATAGCCTTGTCCGGCCTTCGCGAACCAAAGAAAAAGGTCATTCATCACGATCGCAATCAACCGGAAAAGAAAGCCACCCTTCAGCACTATATGGCCGGAAAAATCAATCGCACCCGCATTGAACATGGTCGGACCATGCTGGAGCGCTACCCCACCTGGCTGACGCGGGTTGAACAACGCTACGGCGTGCCACGCCGCTATCTGATTGCCCTGTGGGGGATCGAGACCCATTACGGAGCTTATCCCGGCAATTTCCCGGTGATTCAGGCTCTGGCCACCCTGGCCTATGATTCACGCCGGGGCGACTATTTTCGCCAAGAGCTCTTAAAGGCGCTGAGGATTCTCGATGAGGGACATGTTTCTCTGGCACGCATGAAAGGCTCGTGGGCGGGAGCCATGGGGCAATGTCAATTTATGCCGTCGTCATTTTATCATTACGCCATTGACGGCAATAAGGATGGTCGCATCGATATCTGGGCAACAATTCCGGACATTTTCGCTTCTATGTCCAACTACCTGGAGAAGGCACATTGGCAGACGGGACAAACCTGGGGACGCGAGGTCGCGGTTCCGAAAGATCTTGATCACGACCTGATCGGACTTAAAACACGATTGCCGCTGGCGCAATGGCGACAGCATGGTGTTCGGCAACTCAATGATTCGCCCCTGCCATCATCCGAACTTCGCGCCTCGTTGATTGCTCCGGATGGTCTGAATGGCCCCACCTATCTGGTGTATGATAATTTTCGCGCGTTACTGCGCTGGAACCGGTCGCACCGGTTTGCCATTACGGTTGGCACACTGGCCGACAAGCTTGTTGAAAAAAAATAA
- a CDS encoding porin family protein gives MKNMTYLVLSAVALVFAAGTAYAGGSGNGFYVGAAAVGSGVVVDSGGNTDKLDGDSNFSGGIYAGYKHRIFKGMFVAGEAFYHDTSQDETFSDGDRLELDSQYGVKTHIGYEWDSWSVYGILGAAALDYEITQNGEQTSDDHFRALLGGGASYQYNEKISTNLEVTTCGDEISIAGDKNKTMGLVTLRLGVSYHF, from the coding sequence ATGAAAAACATGACGTATCTGGTCCTGTCGGCTGTCGCGCTCGTTTTCGCGGCAGGTACGGCGTATGCAGGTGGTAGCGGTAACGGTTTCTATGTCGGAGCGGCGGCTGTCGGTTCCGGAGTTGTGGTCGACAGTGGAGGCAACACGGATAAGCTTGATGGCGATTCAAATTTTTCCGGCGGGATTTATGCCGGTTATAAGCACAGGATTTTTAAGGGAATGTTCGTCGCCGGTGAAGCTTTTTACCATGACACGTCTCAGGACGAAACGTTTTCCGACGGCGACAGGCTGGAACTCGATAGCCAATATGGCGTGAAGACCCATATCGGCTATGAGTGGGACAGTTGGTCCGTCTACGGAATCCTCGGTGCCGCCGCCCTCGACTATGAGATCACGCAGAATGGTGAGCAAACATCGGACGATCATTTCCGTGCCTTGTTGGGCGGTGGGGCCAGCTACCAGTACAATGAAAAGATCTCGACCAATCTCGAAGTGACCACCTGCGGCGATGAGATCAGCATCGCCGGGGATAAAAACAAAACAATGGGTCTTGTCACTTTACGGCTGGGCGTGAGCTATCATTTTTAA
- a CDS encoding winged helix-turn-helix domain-containing protein encodes MTMRKHLFLVEDDQRLGDLITSYLTQQGFSVTIERRGDSAPARILEEQPDLVVLDLLLPGLDGLTICQQVRTGYGGPILMLTALEDDMDQVAGLEMGADDYVKKPVQPRVLLARIRALLRRVEKTAAETDTASVPINELVFGGLRINHTAQSVLLNQQPVILTTNEFNLLWLLARHAGQILDRATIYRELRGIDYDGLDRSVDLTISHLRKKLEDDADRPQRIKTVWGQGYLFALQA; translated from the coding sequence ATGACCATGCGAAAACATCTTTTCCTGGTTGAAGATGACCAGAGGCTTGGGGACCTGATCACCTCTTATTTGACCCAGCAGGGATTCAGCGTCACCATTGAACGCCGGGGCGATAGCGCTCCGGCGCGAATTCTCGAAGAGCAGCCGGACCTGGTCGTCCTGGATCTGCTGTTGCCCGGCCTGGACGGATTGACCATCTGCCAACAGGTTCGCACCGGATACGGCGGCCCTATTCTGATGTTGACGGCCCTTGAAGATGATATGGATCAGGTTGCCGGATTGGAAATGGGGGCCGACGACTATGTCAAGAAACCGGTACAGCCCCGGGTCCTGCTGGCGCGCATCCGCGCCTTGCTGCGCCGCGTGGAGAAAACCGCCGCTGAGACAGACACCGCCTCGGTGCCCATCAATGAACTGGTCTTCGGCGGATTGCGGATCAATCACACCGCGCAAAGCGTGCTGCTGAATCAGCAGCCGGTCATCCTCACCACCAACGAATTCAATCTGCTTTGGCTGCTGGCACGCCATGCCGGACAAATTCTGGATCGCGCCACCATTTACCGCGAACTGAGAGGAATTGATTACGACGGGCTGGACAGGTCGGTGGATCTGACGATTTCGCACCTGCGCAAGAAACTTGAAGATGACGCGGACCGGCCCCAGCGCATCAAAACAGTCTGGGGGCAAGGCTACCTGTTTGCCCTGCAGGCTTGA
- a CDS encoding ATP-binding protein, protein MKRIFLSFFLFIMISMVGLQYMQPLLIGKPLQDYYHEEYIAYWRDLTRGTFQLLLNELRPLTPAEQKRRIEQLQNHFGYPLALTDSGHLHVTTAERQQLTKHLIVVKDNGEMFYRLIPKTDTVIAMGPVKDFAPSVQIDLLSWAVITLLFGLMALLWARPFWSKLNAICNAAQAFGQGDFSARAQLPQRSALAPLANTFNDMAGRIQQLISSHKELTRAVSHELRTPIARIRFALEMAHAPANKTDQRMFLNEINRDVDELDELVSELLTHARFDREAPGLRREEQLMAPWLMQTVTEVKPALAKVTVICLIADDAQKMRARIAPRDLARAVSNLILNAGKYAEKQIVVTLETQEDRCLIHIDDDGPGIPVADRERIFEPFVRLDSSRSKETGGHGLGLAIVKQVITLHGGSVQVEASPLGGARFTLLW, encoded by the coding sequence ATGAAGCGAATTTTTCTCTCTTTTTTCCTGTTTATCATGATCAGCATGGTCGGATTGCAGTACATGCAGCCACTGTTGATCGGCAAACCGCTGCAAGACTATTACCACGAAGAGTACATCGCCTATTGGCGGGATCTGACCCGGGGAACCTTTCAGCTCTTGTTGAACGAGCTCCGGCCACTCACGCCCGCTGAGCAGAAGCGCCGGATAGAACAGCTGCAAAACCACTTCGGGTACCCGCTCGCCCTGACCGATTCAGGGCATCTGCACGTGACGACGGCGGAGCGGCAACAGTTGACAAAACACCTCATTGTCGTCAAAGACAACGGTGAGATGTTTTACCGGCTCATCCCGAAAACCGACACGGTGATCGCCATGGGTCCGGTCAAGGATTTTGCCCCGTCGGTGCAGATCGATCTTTTGTCCTGGGCGGTCATCACCCTGCTTTTCGGCCTGATGGCGTTACTCTGGGCACGGCCGTTCTGGTCAAAGCTGAACGCCATCTGCAACGCAGCCCAGGCCTTCGGCCAGGGCGATTTCAGTGCCAGGGCGCAACTGCCGCAACGTTCGGCTCTGGCCCCCCTGGCCAACACCTTTAACGACATGGCCGGCCGGATACAACAGCTGATCAGCTCCCATAAGGAGCTGACCCGGGCGGTTTCCCATGAGTTGCGCACCCCCATCGCCCGTATTCGCTTTGCTCTGGAAATGGCGCACGCTCCGGCAAATAAAACCGATCAACGCATGTTTCTCAACGAAATCAACCGGGATGTTGATGAATTAGACGAACTGGTGTCGGAACTTCTGACCCATGCCCGCTTTGATCGGGAAGCTCCGGGGCTCCGTCGGGAAGAGCAGCTCATGGCCCCCTGGCTGATGCAGACCGTGACGGAGGTAAAACCCGCGTTGGCCAAGGTAACGGTCATCTGCCTGATTGCCGATGACGCTCAGAAGATGCGGGCACGCATCGCACCGCGTGACTTGGCCCGGGCAGTAAGCAATTTGATTCTCAATGCCGGAAAGTATGCCGAAAAGCAAATCGTCGTCACTCTCGAGACGCAGGAAGACCGCTGCCTGATCCATATTGATGATGACGGTCCCGGCATTCCCGTCGCCGACCGTGAACGCATCTTCGAGCCGTTCGTCCGTCTGGATTCCAGCCGCAGTAAAGAGACCGGCGGTCACGGCCTGGGCCTGGCCATCGTCAAGCAAGTCATCACCCTGCACGGCGGAAGTGTACAGGTGGAAGCCTCGCCGCTTGGTGGCGCCCGTTTTACACTCCTCTGGTGA
- a CDS encoding formate/nitrite transporter family protein, whose translation MANFIPPQGLAQALVPWGTKKAQRPLVDLLVLGFLAGAYIGFAAHLATVVGTGDFAWLGMKKLAVGAVFSLGLMLVIIPGSELWTGNTLMSVSLLQRQISWKEMMRNWLLVYIGNLLGSLFLAWMIAGQTGILDGPIGVSAVKIAVAKVSQPVAGSSHNLAYFFRAVGCNWLVCLAILLAMAAQDIGGKILGIFFPIMAFVASGFEHAIANMYFIPAGIFARQWPNVQATIDMDPTVMASLTWSSMWIDNLLVVSLGNLVGGSIFVGGLYWLVYIRRTSQ comes from the coding sequence ATGGCAAATTTCATCCCTCCTCAGGGCTTGGCACAGGCTCTGGTTCCCTGGGGGACCAAAAAAGCGCAGCGTCCCCTTGTTGATCTTTTAGTTCTCGGCTTTCTGGCGGGAGCATATATCGGTTTTGCCGCACATCTGGCAACAGTCGTAGGCACAGGTGACTTTGCCTGGCTGGGCATGAAGAAGCTTGCGGTGGGGGCGGTATTCAGTCTCGGTCTGATGCTGGTGATCATTCCCGGCTCAGAATTGTGGACCGGCAATACTCTGATGAGCGTCTCCTTGTTGCAACGACAAATCTCCTGGAAAGAGATGATGCGTAACTGGCTGCTGGTCTATATCGGCAATCTGCTGGGTTCACTGTTTCTTGCCTGGATGATTGCCGGGCAGACGGGGATTCTTGACGGTCCGATCGGCGTATCCGCAGTGAAGATTGCCGTCGCCAAGGTTTCTCAACCCGTAGCAGGCAGCTCACACAATCTGGCCTATTTTTTTCGGGCCGTAGGCTGTAACTGGCTCGTCTGCCTGGCGATCCTGCTGGCCATGGCGGCTCAGGACATCGGCGGTAAAATCCTCGGCATCTTCTTTCCAATCATGGCGTTTGTCGCCTCTGGTTTCGAACACGCAATTGCCAATATGTACTTTATTCCAGCTGGGATTTTTGCACGTCAATGGCCAAATGTGCAGGCCACGATAGATATGGACCCTACCGTTATGGCTTCATTGACCTGGTCAAGCATGTGGATAGACAATCTGCTGGTAGTCTCTCTGGGGAACCTTGTCGGAGGAAGCATTTTTGTCGGTGGGCTGTACTGGTTGGTTTATATTCGCCGAACAAGCCAATAA